AGGCCACGGTCGTACAGGCAAACTTGGCTTCTCCAGACCGGTATTGACCCGACATTATGTGCATAATAATTTTGGCGGTTAGAGGACCCATTTTTCCTTTCCGGTTTGCCTTCTTTCGTATGGTACCATCCGTTCTTCAGGGCTGTTGATATGTATAAATTCATTTTCCATAAATTTTCAACTTTATTGAAATTGGGATGGATCTATTTTTGTTGCAATTGGTTTATACTCTCCATGAAACGCAGTCCTATTAATGATTAGCTGTCTTGCATTAAAACGGAAACAACTTATACAAAATATACTTTTCCACTTCTCAGATATGGAGATATTATCGATAGATAAGACATGCTGGTAGTTTGTAAATATCCACATGCTGGACAAATAAACAGCTACATTTTTTTACAGACAAAATGATCGAGATACTATTGTCATTTCTGTGATGAAACAATGGCCTCTGATGCTTAACTGCACATCATGTCTATTTTCACTGAACTTGAAGCACTGTACTATATTGTGCTGGCAGCAGACTGATCAGGGTCTACTATTGATGCAAAATAAATATGAAGCCAGTTAACAGGTAATGCTAAATTTGTAtgggctccagataagggcagtttcagtgtatgtatgaataaaaatatgcacCATACAGTATGATATAATTTATAAAATGTAGCAGATATGCACCACAGCGATGGTGTGAGATTTCAGAATTATATACAGATGTATTTATGTGAAAAagtgttgttttattgtttactgACATTACACAGACAAGCAATATTGTGGTGCGtacatgaaaagaaacaaaagttTACTGGTACAcaattaaattccattcagtactctgAATGTACTCTTTGTTTTCCGGTACCCTAATACCGAAAAAATATAAGGAGTACACACTCTTGGCGTTGAAAATTATCTGTAGTACTGTGTGGATATTCCTTGGGGTGAGCTATGTTGAGTCCCCAGCACCCTATTACTTGCTAAAACAGGGGACACATAGTGTAAACTATGAGGGGTGAtggagtggggtggggtggagggATGATTCCGGCCAACTTTATTGGTTTAAGATTCaaatcaggtggtcagccttGCTGTATTTGTTGGTCTGTGTGAACAACATGGATTTTCTGGTACCCTAATACCGAAAAAAAATAAGGAGTACACACTCTTGgcgttgaaaaattatctgtagTACTGTGTGGATATTCCTTGTAAAACTATGAAAGGTGAtggagtggggtggggtggagggATGATTCCGGCCAACTTTGTTGGTTTAAGATTCaaatcaggtggtcagccttGCTGTTTTTGTTGGTCTGTGTGAACAACATGGATTGTTgctaatatcaatcacttgattgtctggtcagacgTGAGTAGTTTGCAGGCCACTGTCATGAAACTTTAATATCAGGAAAAAGTGATAGTCGGTTTACAGTTTGATGGAATAAACATACAGTCTTTGTTAGTTTTGGCAAGATGTAATTGTTCTAGGGTCCCTTATTTTGTCTTAATGAAGTTGTCATAAATTGTCAAAAAAATTGAACCACCTTCTCAGGAGTATGCTACTGTAGATTGATCTGTATTTTCTTTGGTAGTGCCAATAAATTGTTTTGGAATTTGATTGTGTATATTTAGACATTTGCAGGccttatttgttgtttttagcaCATGATAATCCAGGTTAGAAGTTACCATTAGCAACCCTTGAGATAAGCTGGCTTGCTGACTTCGGTCATGCCTGTCATCATATGGACTGgtattcatgatgtcagtcacaggaTGTTTGGATCcagacaattatttacagaccaccttcaTGTAGGTAGAATATTCCTCAAAGTACACAACAAAAATTGGTACAGTTCTACATTGTGAACATGTTTTGTGCTGAATGAAGAATCATTTAATCACTGGAATAATTTCTTGTGTACCCCACATTAGAGGTGTTTAGttgataaaaaataatataaataaataaatgaatgaatgaatgaatgaatgaatgaatgaatgaatgaatgaatgaatgaatgaatgaatgaatgaatgaatgaatgaataaataggaattttgttgttttgggatAACACACTTGAGTAAATTCACCATTAAATCTGATGATTATTCATGAACAAATGCACACTCAACAGAGTAAAACTATGTgtgttgtaaaattttaaccacttttattgtttaatgacaAGTCCACTGTCTttcatgcatacatgcattTCATTGCATGGCAGTATTACTATTAGTTACAGAAAACAGTAATTAGAAAAAAACCTGCAGAAAATCCTttaaaattggtgattacattaacaatgtatatttttcaattaTACTCGATAATTGTTGACACAAGTCCCCCAATAATCGAAAGTGGATTTGGTTTCCAATTTCCAATACTACCCCACGATATGTCATGTTATTTCAATCAGATTATGCACGTGATGCCTAGAAGGCATGAAACAAGCCTCAATTGTCAAAGAATATTACACACAGAGTATTGTAGTCAGTGATATCAGGGCTGGCTAATATGATTAGGAATTAATaggaatttttaaaaatatgataaaGATGGTGTTtagttaaaaataataaatgaaatCAGTTTTCAGAGATCAAACAGTAACCAGTAAACATAGTTGAATTGCAGCTGAAACTAAAATCGTTTCGATAATGGTTACCTTGGAGTTAAATACACCCAAATTTTCACTAGAAAGTAATGACTGATAAAGTTTTGGTCTTATTAGAGATTGCTTATAAAGTGTTCAGATTAGAAATTGGCCATGGGATGCTTATGGGAGCTTAAAAGATTGAATGGAtgataaatgtcatatttgttagTTTACTGTCAGTATGTTGTCattatgtttgaaaatggaaatataACTGATACACACAGAGCACATATTACAGAAAATTGAATAAGAGAACTGAAAACAGACAGTTAAATAAGTAAAAACAATGTAACTTTGTTACATACTCTATGTCTGCTGGCTAACAAACTTACAGCGAGGTGCAAGTCACCACTAGTGGTGTTCCAGTTAgttgaaataattgaagattgTCGTAGTGGAAAAAAAAGAACAAGcaatcaatcacattttctcattatcGTGCACAACCGATTTTGCAACTACTGTTTAGGTGTTTATGAGGGAACATGTCTTGACAGTTCTCAGGGTCTGAAAATGTGTTAaattcttagaaaactcacttaATTACTTGTACTTAAAAGACATGGCTGAATAGTTCTTTAAGGGTCTGGGaattttatgttcatgatgtattagtcatcactttaaagtagcTAGCTGCATCATTTTACATCAGATGTGAGATTTGCAAATGCATTTTGCACAGtttctaaataaaacaaaaaaacccaaaaagagTACCATGCTGTTTTCTATATTTTAACTGAAATAACTACCTGAACCAGAAAAGTGAAAAATAATGCTAACCAACTGTGTTTGATGATTGCACGTTGGTAATGCACCAATTATCctgttgtgagatttcaaccaattcccagtATTAGTAATCACTCATTTTTAGTGCTATACATTGTATGAAGCACCTCCATCGGTAAGGGCACGCGCAGCTGCAGAGTCAGACAGCGGTACACAACATGACACAAATTACAGCGCCAGGGCTGCTGCTTTGTCTGATTCCAGGTTAGTACCAGAGCATTTGGAATAATGTCTGTCACATCACAGAAATCTCCAAAGTTTCATGATAATCCATTAGCCCACTTTAGTCCAATCTCTTTAAACgaaatttttttttgtttcgaGTGATACTTCTCTGCTTAACACCTGAGAACAGCATCATACTAAGTCTTTTTAAACCTTGATCAGCCTTTCACTGATTAATCTGAATGTAGTAAAAAGCATATGTCATTTGACTTTTACAACAAATTGGCTTCATTTCTCTGCCACCTGGAGTTTGAAATGCCAGTTAtcaaaacactgaaaaaaatACACTTTACACAATATCCCTTTGATGGTACACTCTGTTCAGTCTAAGtgaacttatcctcagtacttttcattacactccaccactgagtctaacaaaaccttatgggaggtcgcgtcaggtgaCCTTtgtgattgaccaatcagaacacagcttaccaaatcgcgaaagtgcacattcgcacatcccttatgaactttttatctcaacaaggttcgtacccgaactattccgaatgctatttagcgtatgatCGCTTCCGCACACAGCGTacatactgccatgacaacggtgagtaaacagttgctgaaaatagtgtttttgacaatattcaaggatgttaatttgcggaaatattagcttttGGTAAccctgtcaacagaaaccccaaagcgtataaaCTGCAGGTCAATTAACTGTGTTacatgcggatttttgtttgtggagagatctgtgtcggtgacgtgaatattttgaaagtccctgtgatccctaaatagtagccgttgtctgattggttaaatctatttaaccgtctcgcatttgattggaccgtcattggttgctcaaaggttacctgacgcgaccttctagtaggttttgttagactccgtggtggagtgtaacgaaatacactgagatgaagtttacttagactgcactCTGTTGAatttatactcttcaaaaaaaaagtaggagaacctgaactttcagtttggataggaagtgtataCTTTGAcagacaaacgtttcaaggacagacatcttatgaatgcaccaccatttccctctattaccacctttaaacacaacacacaatatgcaggtgcacaacgcagtattcccatacacatgcatggggtgtcattcttgattttgacttttttcactcatcttgcatcacacatttgttagtgtttgtttctagtcgtttgttttaaaatgaaaatcgtacagatgcaaattacatgccatacaccagtcttctttcaaaagcgactacattccaaatatctACTGTTGTAAGGACATGCAAATGGTGattcactctcaaaacattcaatattatcatatcaacattgattgactctgataaatctcctatatatttttaatcgtaaaaaGGAGAATGAAGTTCCCTaacttttttttaagagtatagaTGCCACGGAGATGACAAATGAGAGGATGTAGAAACTATGCATTACAATGTTATGGCACTATCCTATTTATATACTTCTAACTCTGCTCAAAAATCATTTGATGTTGTTTGGTAGGTTCTGAAATTCAGCTTACTGAAAGATGATGATTCATTATTGATTGTCATGGCAATGGCTTTAAGACATTAGTTTATTGGTAGTACCCTGTAGGTCCAGAAAGAACATGTGATAGAACTGATACTTTGGCCAACCGAAATGTGACATCACACTTTGGGAAGGAGAAATTGCACAGTTTCTGGTTATTTTCTGTTTATGGTATAAGACATTGTTATATAATCAGAGGTTATGTTATGTGTACTGAAAATGTAGTAACCAGTAGCCTGAAAGTTTGCTGACTTTTCAGTTCTATTTTGTGAATAAAATTACTAGTGTGTGAGCTGCACACGTTCTACAAATATAAATTGGAATGTGTGTGcatttgatatatgtatatagagcCTATATAATGTAGCATTATGTCCCTTGGGCTATTAAGAACCGCCGCCTTTCAAATGTTTATTCAAGAAGTAAATAACGAAAGTTGcagattaagtgagtgagtgagtatggtttcatgaTGATTTAGGCAATATTCAATCAGtctcatggcaggggacactggaaatgggcttcacacattgtacccatgttgggaattgaacctggaccttcagtgtgacaagcaaatgctttaacctctcatatgcttgtcatgctgaagtccAGGTTGAATTCCCAAAATGGATGCAATATGTGAAGACCATTGCTAGAATTTTACTGAAATCCAATCTCATGCAGGACAAGACCAACAACAAATGTCAATAAACTTGGCAACCATAATTACAACAGTCTCTTTAGCTTTGAAGGAAAAGTTCTTATGACAAAAAAAGTCCTGTGACTATAATATTTACACTTTTTGCAAGGTATGTTATAATACTTCTAGTTTTAAGCCTGGTTAGAACCCAagccttttgaaaaaaaaccaacattctTTGACTAATGCTTGTAGGCTAATAAATGTGTTAAAGGCATGTGACGTGTTAGATATTTTCCTTTTGTGACTATTCCTGCAGAAATTCTTTTTTCCTTTTTAGGTCTGTTCCATGTGACCTTTGTAACGTTTGGTTTCCACTGGAACTTATACTAATGAAGATATCTGAAAAGGTCTCAAGAAGAAGTGAATGACATGGAAATCTTACATTACTACTGATCCAGCAAGGCAGTTTGACTATTACTCTATGATGGAGGAACCGAACCAGTTATACATCAGGAAAAATGTCTCCCAAACAGACATGAATAATGGAAGCGACAAGGAATCCTTGGTAATAAGCGATGGGAACACAGACATGGAGAGCGCATCCATAGGAACCAATGATGGAAACACAGAAAAGGGCATTGCATCTGTAGAAACCAGTGATGAGAGGAGCAGTGAAGAAAATGCTATAGAAACCAATGATGAAAAGACAGACAAGGGCAGTGCATCAGTTGAAACTGGTGATGACAGTGGCGAAGACAACCAATCCATAGAGACAAGTGATGAGAAGACAGATGAAGACAGTGTATCCATGGAGACAAGTGACTGTAGGACAGGGGAGGACAATACCTCCATTTCCAGAAGTGATGGCAAGACAGACGAGGATATCACATCCGTGGAACCAAGTGATTCTAAGACCAAAACTGAAAGTGGAACTGCGCTTAAAGAGAGTGGTGATGGTACAAAAGAAGAATCAAGTACTAAAAGGAGACACAAGAGAAGCCACCTGCGAGTGAAGCCTTTCCAGTCCAGTGAGTTTTGGGAAACGCTAACAGGAACCAGTACCCCACAAGCCCCGGTAAAACGGCACAGTACACCAAAGCCTTATATGTGTAGGGAGTGTGGTAAGGAATTTACTCGGTCAAATGACCTGCGGAGACACATGAGTTGTCACAGTGGAATCCGTCCATATCTGTGTAGCGAGTGTGGAAAGACATTTTCTCGTTCAAGCACCCTgcagacacatattagatgtcACAGTGGGGTAAGGCCTTATAAGTGTGATAAGTGTGACAAAGCATTTAAAGCCTCGATGAGTCTGAAGAGGCACATGGTGtatcacagtggtattaagcctCACCATTGTGGCGAGTGTGGGAAAGATTTCATAACGACCAATGAGTTGCAGATTCACATGAGATCCCACAGTGGAATTAGGCCTTATGAATGTACTGAGTGTGGCAAGGGATTTACCACATCAGGAAGTCTACATATCCACATGAGATCTCACACAGGAATCAAGCCATATCACTGTACTGAGTGCAGGAAAGCGTTCTCTACGTCAGGTAACCTGCAGAATCACATGAGGTCTCACACAGGAGTCCAGCCCTATCAGTGTGGTGAGTGTGGGAAAACGTTCACAAGATCCAGTGGCCTCCAAATACACATGAGGTTTCACACTGGTGTGAAGCCTTATAAGTGTACCGAGTGTGGGAAATGCTTCACACAATCTGGTCACCTGGTTGGACATATGAGGTGTCACAACAAAAACAAGGCCCATCTTTGCAAAATGTGTGGGAAAACATTTAAAGATCCAAGTCAACTGCAGATCCATGTGTTGAGTCACAATGAAGACGAGCCATTTGAGTGCAATGAATGTGGGAAAACCTTTACAGAAGCAAGTCAGCTGCAGATGCACATTCTTAACCACAGTGTAGACAAGCCGTTGGATGGAGAAAAATCGTTTACAGAAACAAGTGGCCTGCAGGCACACATTTTGGATCATAGTGGTGTAAAGCCATTTGAATGTGAGAAATCATTTATGGAATCGCTTAACCTGCAGACCCACGTTTTGAATCATGGTGGTGACAGGCCCTTTGCGTGTAGTGAGTGTGGGAAAGTATTTGCAGAATCAAATCATCTCCAGATTCATAGTTTGAGTCACAATGTCAAGAAGCCTTTTGATTACAAGAAAGCATTTACAGAATCTGGTAATCTGCAGTCACGTATTATAAACAACATTTTAGATAAGCAGTTAGAGAGAGGGAAAATACATGCAGAATCTGGTCAGCAGCAGACGCAGATAGGCACTCCAAGTGGAAGCAAACCGTTTGAGTGTATTGAGTGTGGCGAATCATTTACAGAATTAGGTCATTTGCAAACCCATATGAGTTCTCACAGTGGTGACAGACCCTTTCATTGCAACAAGTGTGGGAAAGAATTCACAAAATCCAGTTTACTGCATAGACACATGATGATTCACAGTGAGGGGAATCCCTGTTAGTGTGTTGAGTGTGATGAAGACTTTGAAACACCTGATTATCTTCAGTCTCACATCAGGTGTCACAGTCAACCCAAACTCTGAAATCACctacaaaattatgtatcttaTCAACCATGTTATGTATTGACAGTAAGAATTTATATACCAAAGCTTTATCGGTGTTAAAGTATGCTTTTATGTGCACAAGCTTACAAGACATGTGCAGggcttcatttagagctttgttacttgcactggtgcaacacAATATTGTCAAATGCAACCTAGTAGTCAACCTTGAACCAGGTGCTAGTCAATTTTtgagaaataaataaacaattaaGTGAACATTTTAAGTATAGGTACAGCTCATTTTTCGTCTAAACTTTGAATGGCTGTGGCACAAAACATTGCAATTTATGGACATGGTATGGATATTTCAGCACACGTAAACAGGGATTGGTTGTGTCTCTGTATTCTAGTTTAATGGGTACTACATCATGGAGATATGTTATGTGCACTGAAACTTCTGATTTTTTAACACACTGCATTGCAGCAGGAATCGGTAGGTACAACCAGGTTTATATCCTAGGTTGCAGCTTGTGCAAGTAGGTTAGCATCTCTTAAATCGAGCCCTGATGTGGAGAAAGGCTGTGTGACTGTGAGAAGTTTGGTTTATTGTGGTCATATTATATGCATGTAAATGCAGTCTGTGGCTTAATCTCTAGCTCCAGTTGGATCATGTTctttattgtatttatttctCTAACttatctaaatatatatactcttcaaaaagaatacgggaacctgaactttgaagtttggtagaaagaaaacccattaaGGAATGTTACAGTGACATTCATCtcgtgtatgcagcatcatttcacgttatcaccacatgcaaacacaatgcatgggaagcacatgcacaacgtgggagcctcttACATGTGCATGaggtgtcattatgaatgttttgaaagttttctG
The window above is part of the Haliotis asinina isolate JCU_RB_2024 chromosome 1, JCU_Hal_asi_v2, whole genome shotgun sequence genome. Proteins encoded here:
- the LOC137276144 gene encoding zinc finger protein 420-like — encoded protein: MAAHCDPQTSSKITEWDSIAEEAHSLTTDPQKNMDCDSDNDGDPACEGMCTQTDDIEEDDEDDNDINPESGTCTQTDEHFGFDDETDIDAGCEGVCTQLSEITPYQCTDCGESFTQPEGLKTHMQSYHGHSKAKSHQCPECGKAFARSADLDRHVGSHTGIKSHHCKECGKAFTSAFSLQIHLRLHSIVKPYFCCECGKAFAHLVGIQLHMKSHSGVKPFECGECGNSFTKAGSLRTHMRCHTKQKPYQCGQCEKSFATSDTLKTHMRSHTGVKPYPCSECGRAFTTSGNRRRHMRCHSGVKPYPCSECEKAFSRSADLDRHMRCHSGAKTHKCPQCDKAFATPGQLQDHKKVHTGTSNDCIVWKIISSDYSVYQPTDCYSKKATGKVARQFDYYSMMEEPNQLYIRKNVSQTDMNNGSDKESLVISDGNTDMESASIGTNDGNTEKGIASVETSDERSSEENAIETNDEKTDKGSASVETGDDSGEDNQSIETSDEKTDEDSVSMETSDCRTGEDNTSISRSDGKTDEDITSVEPSDSKTKTESGTALKESGDGTKEESSTKRRHKRSHLRVKPFQSSEFWETLTGTSTPQAPVKRHSTPKPYMCRECGKEFTRSNDLRRHMSCHSGIRPYLCSECGKTFSRSSTLQTHIRCHSGVRPYKCDKCDKAFKASMSLKRHMVYHSGIKPHHCGECGKDFITTNELQIHMRSHSGIRPYECTECGKGFTTSGSLHIHMRSHTGIKPYHCTECRKAFSTSGNLQNHMRSHTGVQPYQCGECGKTFTRSSGLQIHMRFHTGVKPYKCTECGKCFTQSGHLVGHMRCHNKNKAHLCKMCGKTFKDPSQLQIHVLSHNEDEPFECNECGKTFTEASQLQMHILNHSVDKPLDGEKSFTETSGLQAHILDHSGVKPFECEKSFMESLNLQTHVLNHGGDRPFACSECGKVFAESNHLQIHSLSHNVKKPFDYKKAFTESGNLQSRIINNILDKQLERGKIHAESGQQQTQIGTPSGSKPFECIECGESFTELGHLQTHMSSHSGDRPFHCNKCGKEFTKSSLLHRHMMIHSEGNPC